The DNA segment CTTTGACAAAAGGAAAAGTTCAAGGAATGACAGACATACCTCAAGACAGAAGCATGAAGCATTGGTTGCAAAGGACAATAAGACCAAGTGGGCAGAAACAGACAGTGACTCAGAGGAATCAAATGGTTCCTCTAGctcaagtgatgatgaagaagaagtcAAATGTCTTATGGAAAATGATCATGAATCTCCATCCACCAGTgaacatgtatttgattttagtTCTGAGGAATTTACCAGAGAAGAACTAATCAAAGCTCTTCATGATATGATAAATGAATATCATCAACTGTCCTTAGCATTCAATGAAGTTAGAGCCAAGCAAAAGGATCTGCAAGACAACTCAACTGAACTCTCCTTTGAACAATCAGTTGAGATAAGCTGTCTTGAAACAGAGATCGCTGAGCTCCGAACTGAGAATGAACAGCTCAAGATCGATATCAAGAATCTTACAATCGAAAAACATAATATGgatgaaataataaaatcatggaataaatcttcgagACTGTTGACAGAAATGAATGATTCACAAAGACCAACCCATGACAAAACTGGTCTTGGATTTGGTAAGACAGTGGAAACTGGTGAATCAAACACTCTACCTAAATTGAATATGTGAAAAGGTAAATACATACACTTTGTACGAGCAGTTAGGGAACATGAAGATGAAAAACCTATTCTGATGACTTGGCAACAAATAGAGCAGATGAACAGAAGAAGATTTGGTATTGGCTTCAATCCTCATGAATCTAAAGCAGAGATTGCTAAAAGTTCTGAACAGACTAATGCATCTCAACCTAATCTCATGAGAGGAAATAGGGGTCAATACCATAATCAACATCCAGTTCAAAAGCGATATAGAAATATCAAGGATATTGAAAAAGGCAAACAACATACAGTTTCACAAGCACATTACACTCCACTATCTAGAGCATCTAACTTAGTGCATACCTATAGGAACACACAAACTGGCAAACTGGTTAAAGTATTCCAGGTTTGGGTTCCTAAAGGATTAATCTCtcgtggacccaaatagatatgggtaccaaaagttattcaactttgTGAATGCAGGAAGCAGGTATCAATAAAAGGGAAGAAGAATCATGGTACCTAGACAGTGGATGCTCGagacacatgactggaaatgATGAGCTATTATCTGAGCTTGTTGAATTCAATGGTCCCACTATCACCTTTGGTGACAACTCAAagggtaaaaccgtgggtatgggtaagattatccacggCAACATTATCATTCAAGATGTCCTATTGGTTGAAACTCTCAAATATAACTTACTCAGCATTAGTCAAATGTGTGACTATGGGCACTCTGTTGAATTTCAAAAGTTAAACTGCATTATTAAGGATGCCTCTGGTAACATTATTTTGACAGGAAATCGATATGGAAATACTTATAAAGTATGCTGGAATATTCAGTCTAGCAAACCAGTTTGCATAGTAGCCTCCAATTCTAAGCGCAATTGGATTTGGCACAAGCGACTGAATCATCTTAACTTCAAATCAATTGCCAGTCTGAGTAAGCTTGAGCTAGTAACAGGACTGCCcaaaattgatttttcaaaagacaaagtctGCTCAGCTTGTCAATTTGGAAAGCAAGTTAGATCATCTTTTAAAAACAAGGGTTATAACTCATCTTTCCGATGCTTAGAACTGTTACATATGGACTTATTTGGTCCAATCCCAGTAacaagcttagggggaatgaagtATACACTTGTCATCATTGATGATTACTCACGTTTTACCTGGGTTATTTTCTTGAAATCTAAAGATCAAACTGCTTCTCAActcataaaaatctttaaaaaactTTTTAACGAAAGATCAAGTAATATTGACAAAATCAGAAGTGATAGAGGAACTGAATTTGTCAATCATACTTTATCTTCATTTCTAGAGCATTatggaatcaaacatgaattctcagcagctagaacaccacaacaaaatgttgttgcagaaaggagaaatcGTACTCTTAAAGAAACTGCGAGAACCATGTTAGTTGACTCCAAGATTTCTCAaaaattttgggcagaagctgtgaacactgcttgctacactcagaacagatcaatgatatgcaagaaattttttaaaaccccatatgagatctggaatggcagacAACCAAATGTATCATACTTTAGGATCTTCGGGAGTAAatgcttcattcacaacaatggtaaaaatcatctgactgcatttgatgcaaagtcagatGAGGGTATTTTTCTAAGGTATTCCTCAATCAGTAAAGCTTACAGAGTCTTCAACAAAAGAACTCTAAATGTTAAGGAATCAatccatgttatttttgatgaagatCTTACTATTGATGTTACAACTAATACTCATCAACTCTCAGATATATTTCAAGAAATACATTTGGACAACGATAATCAGGACGAAAGTGAAGACGAAGCTTCACCACCCACAAGAACTCTTCAATCTCCTGAACCGAAACTAGTTGATCTAGTAGTTGAGGATCTTAACATTGATCAAACAGTTGATACTCACCAAACTCACACAATTGAGGATATTAGAGAACAGCACCATGAGACCACAGAGCTTGAACAAACTAACATAACTAGTCAAGATCCAGAAGCTCAAGTAATCAGTGGAAATTAGTCTAATACTAGACTGAAATGGTCCAAAAAGCATCCACTCAATTCTGTAATTGGTAATCCTTTAGCACCTCTAAGGACTCGAGGACAAATTATTAAAGAACTTCTTCACGCAGCCTTCATATCTCAAGAAGatccaaagaaaattgaagaagcaTTGGCTGACAGTTGTTGGATAGATGCAATGCAAGAAGAGCTAAATCAGTTTACTAGAAATGCAGTCTGGGATCTCGTTCCAAGACCAACACATCAATCAGCCATTGGCACTCGATGGGTCTTTACAAACAAGCTAAATGAAGAAGGAATTGTGGTTAGAAATAAGGCAAGATTAGTAGCTCAAGGATACAGACAAGAAGAAAGaattgactatgacgaaacttatgcaccagtagctagactggaagcaataagaatatttcttgcttatgcttcattcaagaacttcaaggtttatcaaatggacgttaaaagtgctttcttgaatgAAAAACTCCAAGAAGAAGTgtttgttgaacaaccaccaggattcacaaatcatcaattcccAGATCATGTGTATCATTTaaataaagctctttatggactGAAACAGGCTCCTAGAGTATGACACTCTAACCAAATTTCTTCTTGAACACGAATTTACTATAGGCACAGTTGACAAAACATTGTTCAAATTTACGAAAGGTGATCACA comes from the Henckelia pumila isolate YLH828 chromosome 1, ASM3356847v2, whole genome shotgun sequence genome and includes:
- the LOC140872330 gene encoding uncharacterized protein; this encodes MTSLSKIPMFSKEDFDDWKICMQAHLSALDDEMLFVITDGPLEITKVNTAVALSGGNEQTKENKISVATQKFDNIKMRPGESMAEFDERVSSIVIELNGLGKTYPNREVILKVIRGLPKEWDVKTMAMRESKDLNKLELHDLFADLKAYEFELQTREKDQSTSQLTKALTAVKIESPAKTEKSAEQLSSDAMSLFVKKFGKFIRRNQEGSHRRSFQKKDSVEEPRSCFNCGKTGHFIADCPKPKNFDKRKSSRNDRHTSRQKHEALVAKDNKTKWAETDSDSEESNGSSSSSDDEEEVKCLMENDHESPSTSEHVFDFSSEEFTREELIKALHDMINEYHQLSLAFNEVRAKQKDLQDNSTELSFEQSVEISCLETEIAELRTENEQLKIDIKNLTIEKHNMDEIIKSWNKSSRLLTEMNDSQRPTHDKTGLGFVREHEDEKPILMTWQQIEQMNRRRFGIGFNPHESKAEIAKSSEQTNASQPNLMRGNRGQYHNQHPVQKRYRNIKDIEKGKQHTVSQAHYTPLSRASNLVHTYRNTQTGKLVKVFQEAGINKREEESWYLDSGCSRHMTGNDELLSELVEFNGPTITFGDNSKGKTVGMGKIIHGNIIIQDVLLVETLKYNLLSISQMCDYGHSVEFQKLNCIIKDASGNIILTGNRYGNTYKVCWNIQSSKPVCIVASNSKRNWIWHKRLNHLNFKSIASLNIFQEIHLDNDNQDESEDEASPPTRTLQSPEPKLVDLVVEDLNIDQTVDTHQTHTIEDIREQHHETTELEQTNITSQDPEAQHPLNSVIGNPLAPLRTRGQIIKELLHAAFISQEDPKKIEEALADSCWIDAMQEELNQFTRNAVWDLVPRPTHQSAIGTRWVFTNKLNEEGIVVRNKEKFEMSMMGELNFFLGLQVRQMDSGTFLSQTKYTKELIKKFGMENCTATTTPMGASIKLDKDEGGISVDATMYRGLIGSLLYLTASRPDIVFAVCLCARFQSNPKQSHFIAGKRILRYLKGTQNVGLWYAKRNSLNLVGYSDVDYAGCKLDRKSTSESCQFLGDRLISWFSKKQTSIATSTTEAEYLAAGSCCAQLLWIQQQLRDYGIEEQDSPIFCDNTSTIELWN